In the genome of Desulfuromonas thiophila, the window GGCGCGGGCCGCCTTAAAAGCGGCCTCTCCTCCCACATAAACCTCCACGGGGATCAGCCCATCACCACCCAGCAGATCCTGCAGAAAGGGTTGCAGGGAAGCCGCCGAAACATCTCGCGCCCCCAGCAAAGGAGCGAAATTGACCTCATTAATAATGGCGCCGTTTTCATGCCAGGGAACAGCGATATCCGTAGTCATCAAATCAATCCCGGCCACCCGGAGATTGAACAGTTCGGTGGCCGCCAGAGCCACACGGATATTTTCCGGATGCACCAAGGTGGTCACATCTTCGTTGGTGCCACCAAACGCGGTCGATTCGATGTTCCGCAACGGAATCAGCACACCGGCCGGGACAATACTGGTTTCCGTATAGCCCGCTGCCTGGATGGCCGCGCGCGCCAGTGCATCGAGAGGCCGGATCTCGGACCGCAACCAGGAAGCCCTGCGCTGTTCATCTTCGCAACGCCGCTGCACCAGCTCTACAATGCTGCTGCAACCATCCCCCGTTACCGTCAGCGGCAGACGCTTAACTGCGTACAACAATCGCCCATGGGCAACAAACAGCCGGTGACAGACCCCCGCAACACAGCGTTCAACCAGCACCCGGCGGGAACGCGAACTGCGCAAGGCCCGCTCGAAAGCATCCTTCAGCGTCGCCTCTTCGGTCACGTTCACCGTCACAGCCTCACCACGATCCCGGTCGACAGGCTTAACCACCACCGGCCAGCCCAAAAACCGGGCAGCATCCAGCGCCGCGGCTTCCGAAACCACCTGACGATGTTCTGCCGCGGGCAAACCCGCCAAACGCAACAACCCAGCTGTCACCGCCTTGTCCTGAGCCAGCTTCGACCCCAGAAAGGAATCTGCGTCTGTGATGCTGCGATCAATCCGCCGAGCCCGATTGCCCCAGCCCAGTTGGAAAACTCCATTACCAAAATGAATAAACGGAATGTTCAGTCGATAAGCCGTCCGCAGCAGATAAAAGGTCGACTTGCCTGGCATCAGCCGGGAAAACGGCAGAATGAAATCCTTCTGGCAGGTCGCATCGAAGCGGGCAAAGTTCGCCGCATCCGGTGTTTGGCGCACAGCCCAATCGCAAAGCCGAAACGCCAGTTTTAGGGCCTGGTCATAGACCGACCGCGGCATCTGATCAACCAGAGGCAGCGCCACCCGGACACTCAAGGCGCCGGAGGCTGTCGACAGCGGACCGGACAGGATGGCCGGCGGATCAAAAACCGGCATGCGAACCGCGTGCAACAGGGCATAAGCGACAGACAGACAACCGCGCAACCAATCCAGCTCCGCCGTTTGTCCTTCAATCTCATCGCCATGAACACCGCCCCCGGTTCCCGTGTCCAGCCGCTCCAGCCAGGGAATAAGCAACTTTGCCCCGAAATCCACAGGAACACTGAATGAGAACTGAAAGAAGACCTTCAACTGCCGTACTGGCAGCAGCTGACCACCAGGTAAGTCTACAGACATAGATTCATCGTTCACTTGGCAAACGGCTGGTTAGCACACCTGTTTAATCGTTGCGCTGATGGCTTCCTGCGAAAGCAACATCAACCAGGCTGCAACAAAAAGGGCCCTGGCAGGAGGGGTTCCCCCGACAAGACCCGCGACGGAACCCTCTCTAACAGGATGTTGAAAAAGTCCCATCCGGGGCTTTTTCAACGACGCAAGCCGAAAATGCGATTTCCGTCTTGCTCACAAAATCAATCCATTACGAAGTAATGATTGATTTTGGTCGCCCGTCCATGGGCTCCAGCAGGCTGTTTTTCAACAGCCTGCCAGACTATTGCTGCTGTTCACTGGCCTGCTGGGCAGCAAGATGCTCACTCAGCGCCTTGCCATAAGCACTCCGCGCCGTCTGACAAACAGCAATCTGCGCCTGCAACTCAACAATTCTGCGATCAACAAACTGAATCATCGACAGTTGTTTTTTTGCCTCGTCGGCGAGGTTTTCCGTTTCGTATTCGCGACCATCGATCGTAATTTTCGCCATAACATTCTCCCTTGAAAGTTAAATCTGACTTACCCTAAAAAACGGCAACGGCTGCGATTGTCGTCAAAAACAGGCAACAATGCAAATGATTTTCCATAACGGGAGCTTAAAGGAACAAGAAACAAAGCCCGCCACAGCCTAAAGGACGTGTGGAAACCGGCAACCCAAGGCAAACACCCCTGGCTGAAAAACATGCTTTCCCCTTGCAAGGAATCGGTTCGATCTTTATAAACTGGAAGCATCACAGGCAGGCGCCAACCAGCTTTTCCAGCGCCAGCTCAATACAGCCGTGGCCAATTCGTTTCCCCAGCAGGCAATCCTCTCAGCATCTCTTCAGAACACTACAGGATTCC includes:
- a CDS encoding DUF6447 family protein — protein: MAKITIDGREYETENLADEAKKQLSMIQFVDRRIVELQAQIAVCQTARSAYGKALSEHLAAQQASEQQQ